The following proteins are co-located in the Castanea sativa cultivar Marrone di Chiusa Pesio chromosome 8, ASM4071231v1 genome:
- the LOC142607998 gene encoding auxin-responsive protein IAA32 — MDSNTSGFFQSVYYQAKEDDGFIDLGLSLRTLQPEAYHPSGNLESLEGYDELLGWPPANLNLKSSDTLNPRSITEDCDEEADGVQSKERWAFVKVNMDGIVVGRKICILDHGGYSSLALQLEEMFGRQSASGLRLFQAGSEFSLFYKDREDKWRAVGDVPWKEFVECVKRLRIAQKNVALQPLLPGSSKFT, encoded by the exons ATGGATTCAAACACATCAGGCTTTTTTCAGTCAGTTTATTACCAAGCCAAGGAAGATGATGGCTTCATTGATCTGGGTCTTAGCCTGAGAACTCTGCAACCTGAGGCTTATCATCCTTCAGGAAATC TGGAAAGCCTTGAGGGATATGATGAACTCCTAGGTTGGCCCCCAGCTAACCTGAACTTGAAAAGTTCAGACACTTTGAATCCAAGAAGTATAACTGAAGATTGTGATGAAGAGGCTGATGGAGTCCAAAGCAAAGAAAGGTGGGCTTTTGTGAAAGTTAACATGGATGGGATTGTAGTTGGCCGGAAAATTTGCATACTTGATCATGGTGGTTACTCTAGCCTAGCACTTCAGCTAGAAGAAATGTTTGGTAG GCAATCGGCATCCGGGTTAAGGTTGTTCCAGGCTGGCTCAGAATTCTCACTGTTCTATAAGGATAGAGAGGACAAATGGAGAGCTGTAGGTGATGTGCCATGGAA GGAATTTGTGGAATGTGTGAAGCGGCTGAGGATTGCACAAAAGAATGTAGCTCTTCAGCCTCTTCTTCCAGGTTCATCAAAATTTACCTAA
- the LOC142607893 gene encoding receptor protein kinase-like protein ZAR1 has product MFPLVLFVLLLLCNSYGLVGSLNDEGYALLSFKQSIKEDPEGSLSNWNSSDESPCSWNGITCKEVKVISVSIPKKKLYGFLPSTLRDLSQLRHLNLRNNKLFGTLPAELFQAQGLQSLVLYGNSLSGSVPTEIGKLKYLQTLDLSQNFFNGSLPSSIIQCKRLKALDLSQNNLTGSLPDGFGTSLVSLEKLDLSFNKFNGSIPSDMGNLSSLQGTVDLSHNLFSGSIPASLGNLPEKVYIDLTYNDLSGPIPQNGALMNRGPTAFIGNPGLCGPPLKNLCSSDTFGASSPSSIPFLPDNNPPGNPDDNPGKSGKARGLSKSSLIAIVVSDVIGICLVGLLFSYCYTRVCPCSKGKDENGYGFEKRGKGRKECLCFRKDESETLSENIEQYDLVPLDTQVAFDLDELLKASAFVLGKSGIGIVYKVVLEDGLILAVRRLGEGGSQRFKEFQTEVEAIGKLRHPNVVTLRAYYWSVDEKLLIYDYIPNGNLATAIHGKPGMVSFTPPSWSVRLKIMKGIAKGMVYLHEFSPKKYVHGDLKPNNILLGQNMEPHISDFGLGRLANIAGGSPTLQSSRMATEKPQERQQKSAPSEVNTVTSSTNLGFCYQAPEALKVVKPSQKWDIYSYGVILLEMITGRLPIVQVGTSEMDLVQWIQLCIEEKKPLSDVLDPYLAEDVDKEEEIIAVLKIAMACVHSSPDRRPAMRHVYDALDRLAIATD; this is encoded by the exons ATGTTTCCCTTGGTCTtgtttgttcttcttcttctctgcaactcTTATGGTCTAGTGGGTTCTTTGAATGATGAAGGGTATGCCCTTTTGTCATTCAAACAGAGCATTAAGGAAGACCCAGAAGGGTCTCTGAGTAACTGGAACTCTTCTGATGAGAGTCCTTGTTCATGGAATGGGATTACATGCAAGGAAGTAAAAGTTATTTCTGTTAGCATTCCAAAAAAGAAACTTTATGGGTTTCTTCCTTCTACTCTTAGAGATCTTTCTCAGCTCCGCCATTTGAATTTGAGGAACAATAAATTGTTTGGGACCTTGCCTGCTGAGCTCTTTCAAGCTCAGGGGCTACAAAGTTTGGTCCTTTATGGGAATTCCTTATCTGGGTCTGTGCCAACTGAGATTGGGAAGCTCAAATACCTCCAAACCTTAGATTTATCCCAGAACTTCTTTAATGGGTCTTTACCCAGTTCAATTATTCAATGCAAGAGACTCAAAGCCCTTGATCTTAGTCAAAATAATCTCACTGGTTCTCTGCCAGATGGGTTTGGGACTAGTTTGGTTTCCCTGGAAAAACTTGATCTTTCATTCAATAAATTCAATGGTTCAATTCCTAGTGACATGGGAAACTTGTCTAGCTTGCAAGGCACTGTTGATTTGTCTCATAATCTTTTCTCCGGTTCCATCCCAGCTAGCCTTGGAAACCTCCCTGAGAAGGTTTATATTGATCTCACTTATAACGATTTGAGTGGGCCTATACCACAAAATGGTGCTCTGATGAACAGAGGACCGACAGCTTTTATTGGGAATCCTGGGCTTTGTGGCCCTCCATTGAAGAACCTATGTTCTTCAGATACCTTTGGTGCAAGTTCACCTTCCTCAATTCCATTTTTGCCGGATAACAACCCGCCTGGGAATCCTGATGATAATCCTGGAAAAAGTGGGAAAGCAAGAGGGTTAAGTAAGAGTTCTTTAATTGCGATTGTAGTGAGTGATGTAATTGGCATTTGCCTCGTAGGATTGCTGTTCTCGTATTGTTATACTAGGGTTTGTCCTTGTAGCAAGGGTAAGGATGAAAATGGTTATGGTTTTGAGAAGAGAGGTAAGGGAAGGAAGGAGTGCTTGTGCTTTAGGAAGGATGAATCAGAGACTTTATCAGAAAATATTGAGCAGTATGACCTTGTGCCATTGGATACACAAGTGGCTTTTGATTTGGATGAGCTTCTTAAGGCATCAGCTTTTGTTCTAGGAAAGAGTGGAATTGGGATTGTGTACAAAGTTGTGCTTGAAGATGGGCTTATCTTAGCTGTGAGAAGATTGGGTGAAGGGGGTTCTCAAAGGTTTAAGGAATTTCAGACAGAAGTAGAAGCAATTGGAAAGCTAAGGCATCCTAATGTTGTAACCCTCAGAGCCTATTACTGGTCTGTTGATGAGAAGCTGCTCATCTATGATTACATCCCTAATGGAAATCTTGCCACTGCAATTCATG GGAAACCTGGAATGGTATCATTCACACCACCATCATGGTCTGTTCGGTTAAAAATTATGAAAGGAATTGCGAAAGGCATGGTCTATCTACATGAGTTTAGCCCCAAAAAATATGTCCATGGAGACTTGAAGCCCAATAATATACTGCTTGGACAGAACATGGAACCCCACATTTCTGATTTTGGACTTGGGCGCCTTGCTAATATTGCTGGAGGTTCCCCAACACTGCAATCTAGTCGAATGGCCACTGAGAAACCGCAAGAAAGACAACAAAAGAGTGCACCCTCAGAAGTTAATACAGTTACTTCATCTACTAATTTGGGATTTTGTTATCAAGCTCCTGAGGCACTCAAAGTGGTGAAACCGTCACAGAAGTGGGACATTTACTCATATGGGGTGATCTTACTAGAAATGATTACTGGAAGATTGCCTATAGTTCAAGTGGGAACCTCAGAAATGGATCTTGTTCAATGGATTCAGCTCTGTATTGAAGAAAAGAAGCCACTTTCAGATGTTTTGGACCCATATTTGGCTGAAGATGTGGATAAGGAAGAGGAGATTATTGCAGTTCTGAAGATTGCAATGGCTTGTGTTCATAGTAGCCCTGACAGGAGACCCGCAATGAGACACGTCTATGATGCTCTAGACAGGCTTGCCATAGCCACCGATTGA